The following coding sequences are from one Epinephelus fuscoguttatus linkage group LG5, E.fuscoguttatus.final_Chr_v1 window:
- the sh3bgr gene encoding SH3 domain-binding glutamic acid-rich protein isoform X32, with the protein MVIKVFLATSSGSTAIKKKQQDVVGFLEALKVDYTQLDIACNEENRMWMRQNVPEEKKPANGIPLPPQIFNEEGYCGDYETFFDAKEDNSVYAFLGLPPPPGSKQAHAEEEEEQEEEEAEVEEEEEEEEEDVEETQEEEAE; encoded by the exons ATGGTGATCAAAGTATTTCTCGCCACCTCATCGGGATCCACTGCG ATCAAGAAGAAGCAGCAAGATGTGGTCGGCTTCCTGGAGGCTCTTAAAGTGGACTACACTCAGCTGGACATCGCCTGCAATGAGGAGAACCGCATGTGGATGAGGCAGAATGTCCCTGAGGAAAAGAAGCCCGCCAACGGCATCCCTCTGCCCCCTCAAATCTTCAATGAAGAAGGCTACTGTGGG GACTATGAAACGTTCTTCGATGCCAAGGAGGACAACTCGGTGTATGCCTTCCTGGGGCTGCCCCCTCCTCCTGGGTCAAag CAGGCCCacgcagaggaggaagaagaacag gaagaagaagaggctgAAGTAGAAGAG gaagaagaagaagaagaagaagacgtgGAAGAAACACAG
- the sh3bgr gene encoding SH3 domain-binding glutamic acid-rich protein isoform X35, with protein MVIKVFLATSSGSTAIKKKQQDVVGFLEALKVDYTQLDIACNEENRMWMRQNVPEEKKPANGIPLPPQIFNEEGYCGDYETFFDAKEDNSVYAFLGLPPPPGSKQAHAEEEEEQEEEEEEEEEEEDVEETQEEEAE; from the exons ATGGTGATCAAAGTATTTCTCGCCACCTCATCGGGATCCACTGCG ATCAAGAAGAAGCAGCAAGATGTGGTCGGCTTCCTGGAGGCTCTTAAAGTGGACTACACTCAGCTGGACATCGCCTGCAATGAGGAGAACCGCATGTGGATGAGGCAGAATGTCCCTGAGGAAAAGAAGCCCGCCAACGGCATCCCTCTGCCCCCTCAAATCTTCAATGAAGAAGGCTACTGTGGG GACTATGAAACGTTCTTCGATGCCAAGGAGGACAACTCGGTGTATGCCTTCCTGGGGCTGCCCCCTCCTCCTGGGTCAAag CAGGCCCacgcagaggaggaagaagaacag gaagaagaagaagaagaagaagaagaagaagaagacgtgGAAGAAACACAG
- the sh3bgr gene encoding SH3 domain-binding glutamic acid-rich protein isoform X10, with protein MVIKVFLATSSGSTAIKKKQQDVVGFLEALKVDYTQLDIACNEENRMWMRQNVPEEKKPANGIPLPPQIFNEEGYCGDYETFFDAKEDNSVYAFLGLPPPPGSKEAEQANKADIVENGTHAEETNAEGNLDDSIEVPVEERNGVAHEEEEEGEGGEEEEEEEEVAEGDDEAVEGETAGDEAPAEEAEEAEEETDEAHAEEEEEQEEEEAEVEEEEEEEEEDVEETQEEEAE; from the exons ATGGTGATCAAAGTATTTCTCGCCACCTCATCGGGATCCACTGCG ATCAAGAAGAAGCAGCAAGATGTGGTCGGCTTCCTGGAGGCTCTTAAAGTGGACTACACTCAGCTGGACATCGCCTGCAATGAGGAGAACCGCATGTGGATGAGGCAGAATGTCCCTGAGGAAAAGAAGCCCGCCAACGGCATCCCTCTGCCCCCTCAAATCTTCAATGAAGAAGGCTACTGTGGG GACTATGAAACGTTCTTCGATGCCAAGGAGGACAACTCGGTGTATGCCTTCCTGGGGCTGCCCCCTCCTCCTGGGTCAAag GAAGCAGAACAGGCCAACAAGGCGGACATAGTGGAGAACGGGACCCACGCTGAGGAAACTAATGCAGAGGGGAACCTCGATGACTCAATA GAGGTTCCAGTGGAGGAGCGCAATGGGGTTGcacatgaggaggaggaggaaggtgagggtggcgaggaggaggaggaggaggaggaggtagcaGAAGGAGATGATGAAGCCGTGGAAGGAGAAACAGCAGGAGACGAGGCCCCCGCAGAAGAGGCGGAGGAGGCGGAGGAAGAAACAGACGAG GCCCacgcagaggaggaagaagaacag gaagaagaagaggctgAAGTAGAAGAG gaagaagaagaagaagaagaagacgtgGAAGAAACACAG
- the sh3bgr gene encoding SH3 domain-binding glutamic acid-rich protein isoform X13, protein MVIKVFLATSSGSTAIKKKQQDVVGFLEALKVDYTQLDIACNEENRMWMRQNVPEEKKPANGIPLPPQIFNEEGYCGDYETFFDAKEDNSVYAFLGLPPPPGSKEAEQANKADIVENGTHAEETNAEGNLDDSIEVPVEERNGVAHEEEEEGEGGEEEEEEEEVAEGDDEAVEGETAGDEAPAEEAEEAEEETDEAHAEEEEEQEEEEAEVEEEEEAE, encoded by the exons ATGGTGATCAAAGTATTTCTCGCCACCTCATCGGGATCCACTGCG ATCAAGAAGAAGCAGCAAGATGTGGTCGGCTTCCTGGAGGCTCTTAAAGTGGACTACACTCAGCTGGACATCGCCTGCAATGAGGAGAACCGCATGTGGATGAGGCAGAATGTCCCTGAGGAAAAGAAGCCCGCCAACGGCATCCCTCTGCCCCCTCAAATCTTCAATGAAGAAGGCTACTGTGGG GACTATGAAACGTTCTTCGATGCCAAGGAGGACAACTCGGTGTATGCCTTCCTGGGGCTGCCCCCTCCTCCTGGGTCAAag GAAGCAGAACAGGCCAACAAGGCGGACATAGTGGAGAACGGGACCCACGCTGAGGAAACTAATGCAGAGGGGAACCTCGATGACTCAATA GAGGTTCCAGTGGAGGAGCGCAATGGGGTTGcacatgaggaggaggaggaaggtgagggtggcgaggaggaggaggaggaggaggaggtagcaGAAGGAGATGATGAAGCCGTGGAAGGAGAAACAGCAGGAGACGAGGCCCCCGCAGAAGAGGCGGAGGAGGCGGAGGAAGAAACAGACGAG GCCCacgcagaggaggaagaagaacag gaagaagaagaggctgAAGTAGAAGAG
- the sh3bgr gene encoding SH3 domain-binding glutamic acid-rich protein isoform X12, whose product MVIKVFLATSSGSTAIKKKQQDVVGFLEALKVDYTQLDIACNEENRMWMRQNVPEEKKPANGIPLPPQIFNEEGYCGDYETFFDAKEDNSVYAFLGLPPPPGSKEAEQANKADIVENGTHAEETNAEGNLDDSIEVPVEERNGVAHEEEEEGEGGEEEEEEEEVAEGDDEAVEGETAGDEAPAEEAEEAEEETDEAHAEEEEEQEEEEEEEEEEEDVEETQEEEAE is encoded by the exons ATGGTGATCAAAGTATTTCTCGCCACCTCATCGGGATCCACTGCG ATCAAGAAGAAGCAGCAAGATGTGGTCGGCTTCCTGGAGGCTCTTAAAGTGGACTACACTCAGCTGGACATCGCCTGCAATGAGGAGAACCGCATGTGGATGAGGCAGAATGTCCCTGAGGAAAAGAAGCCCGCCAACGGCATCCCTCTGCCCCCTCAAATCTTCAATGAAGAAGGCTACTGTGGG GACTATGAAACGTTCTTCGATGCCAAGGAGGACAACTCGGTGTATGCCTTCCTGGGGCTGCCCCCTCCTCCTGGGTCAAag GAAGCAGAACAGGCCAACAAGGCGGACATAGTGGAGAACGGGACCCACGCTGAGGAAACTAATGCAGAGGGGAACCTCGATGACTCAATA GAGGTTCCAGTGGAGGAGCGCAATGGGGTTGcacatgaggaggaggaggaaggtgagggtggcgaggaggaggaggaggaggaggaggtagcaGAAGGAGATGATGAAGCCGTGGAAGGAGAAACAGCAGGAGACGAGGCCCCCGCAGAAGAGGCGGAGGAGGCGGAGGAAGAAACAGACGAG GCCCacgcagaggaggaagaagaacag gaagaagaagaagaagaagaagaagaagaagaagacgtgGAAGAAACACAG
- the sh3bgr gene encoding SH3 domain-binding glutamic acid-rich protein isoform X3, whose amino-acid sequence MVIKVFLATSSGSTAIKKKQQDVVGFLEALKVDYTQLDIACNEENRMWMRQNVPEEKKPANGIPLPPQIFNEEGYCGDYETFFDAKEDNSVYAFLGLPPPPGSKEAEQANKADIVENGTHAEETNAEGNLDDSIEVPVEERNGVAHEEEEEGEGGEEEEEEEEVAEGDDEAVEGETAGDEAPAEEAEEAEEETDEAHAEEEEEQEEEDLQSEEEEELRQLEEEEEAEVEEEEEEEEEDVEETQEEEAE is encoded by the exons ATGGTGATCAAAGTATTTCTCGCCACCTCATCGGGATCCACTGCG ATCAAGAAGAAGCAGCAAGATGTGGTCGGCTTCCTGGAGGCTCTTAAAGTGGACTACACTCAGCTGGACATCGCCTGCAATGAGGAGAACCGCATGTGGATGAGGCAGAATGTCCCTGAGGAAAAGAAGCCCGCCAACGGCATCCCTCTGCCCCCTCAAATCTTCAATGAAGAAGGCTACTGTGGG GACTATGAAACGTTCTTCGATGCCAAGGAGGACAACTCGGTGTATGCCTTCCTGGGGCTGCCCCCTCCTCCTGGGTCAAag GAAGCAGAACAGGCCAACAAGGCGGACATAGTGGAGAACGGGACCCACGCTGAGGAAACTAATGCAGAGGGGAACCTCGATGACTCAATA GAGGTTCCAGTGGAGGAGCGCAATGGGGTTGcacatgaggaggaggaggaaggtgagggtggcgaggaggaggaggaggaggaggaggtagcaGAAGGAGATGATGAAGCCGTGGAAGGAGAAACAGCAGGAGACGAGGCCCCCGCAGAAGAGGCGGAGGAGGCGGAGGAAGAAACAGACGAG GCCCacgcagaggaggaagaagaacag GAGGAAGAGGATTTGCAGTCAGAG GAGGAAGAAGAGCTACGACAGCTTGAG gaagaagaagaggctgAAGTAGAAGAG gaagaagaagaagaagaagaagacgtgGAAGAAACACAG
- the sh3bgr gene encoding SH3 domain-binding glutamic acid-rich protein isoform X6: MVIKVFLATSSGSTAIKKKQQDVVGFLEALKVDYTQLDIACNEENRMWMRQNVPEEKKPANGIPLPPQIFNEEGYCGDYETFFDAKEDNSVYAFLGLPPPPGSKEAEQANKADIVENGTHAEETNAEGNLDDSIEVPVEERNGVAHEEEEEGEGGEEEEEEEEVAEGDDEAVEGETAGDEAPAEEAEEAEEETDEAHAEEEEEQEEEELRQLEEEEEAEVEEEEEEEEEDVEETQEEEAE; encoded by the exons ATGGTGATCAAAGTATTTCTCGCCACCTCATCGGGATCCACTGCG ATCAAGAAGAAGCAGCAAGATGTGGTCGGCTTCCTGGAGGCTCTTAAAGTGGACTACACTCAGCTGGACATCGCCTGCAATGAGGAGAACCGCATGTGGATGAGGCAGAATGTCCCTGAGGAAAAGAAGCCCGCCAACGGCATCCCTCTGCCCCCTCAAATCTTCAATGAAGAAGGCTACTGTGGG GACTATGAAACGTTCTTCGATGCCAAGGAGGACAACTCGGTGTATGCCTTCCTGGGGCTGCCCCCTCCTCCTGGGTCAAag GAAGCAGAACAGGCCAACAAGGCGGACATAGTGGAGAACGGGACCCACGCTGAGGAAACTAATGCAGAGGGGAACCTCGATGACTCAATA GAGGTTCCAGTGGAGGAGCGCAATGGGGTTGcacatgaggaggaggaggaaggtgagggtggcgaggaggaggaggaggaggaggaggtagcaGAAGGAGATGATGAAGCCGTGGAAGGAGAAACAGCAGGAGACGAGGCCCCCGCAGAAGAGGCGGAGGAGGCGGAGGAAGAAACAGACGAG GCCCacgcagaggaggaagaagaacag GAGGAAGAAGAGCTACGACAGCTTGAG gaagaagaagaggctgAAGTAGAAGAG gaagaagaagaagaagaagaagacgtgGAAGAAACACAG
- the sh3bgr gene encoding SH3 domain-binding glutamic acid-rich protein isoform X18 — protein MVIKVFLATSSGSTAIKKKQQDVVGFLEALKVDYTQLDIACNEENRMWMRQNVPEEKKPANGIPLPPQIFNEEGYCGDYETFFDAKEDNSVYAFLGLPPPPGSKEAEQANKADIVENGTHAEETNAEGNLDDSIAHAEEEEEQEEEEAEVEEEEEEEEEDVEETQEEEAE, from the exons ATGGTGATCAAAGTATTTCTCGCCACCTCATCGGGATCCACTGCG ATCAAGAAGAAGCAGCAAGATGTGGTCGGCTTCCTGGAGGCTCTTAAAGTGGACTACACTCAGCTGGACATCGCCTGCAATGAGGAGAACCGCATGTGGATGAGGCAGAATGTCCCTGAGGAAAAGAAGCCCGCCAACGGCATCCCTCTGCCCCCTCAAATCTTCAATGAAGAAGGCTACTGTGGG GACTATGAAACGTTCTTCGATGCCAAGGAGGACAACTCGGTGTATGCCTTCCTGGGGCTGCCCCCTCCTCCTGGGTCAAag GAAGCAGAACAGGCCAACAAGGCGGACATAGTGGAGAACGGGACCCACGCTGAGGAAACTAATGCAGAGGGGAACCTCGATGACTCAATA GCCCacgcagaggaggaagaagaacag gaagaagaagaggctgAAGTAGAAGAG gaagaagaagaagaagaagaagacgtgGAAGAAACACAG
- the sh3bgr gene encoding SH3 domain-binding glutamic acid-rich protein isoform X7, which produces MVIKVFLATSSGSTAIKKKQQDVVGFLEALKVDYTQLDIACNEENRMWMRQNVPEEKKPANGIPLPPQIFNEEGYCGDYETFFDAKEDNSVYAFLGLPPPPGSKEAEQANKADIVENGTHAEETNAEGNLDDSIEVPVEERNGVAHEEEEEGEGGEEEEEEEEVAEGDDEAVEGETAGDEAPAEEAEEAEEETDEAHAEEEEEQEEEDLQSEEEEELRQLEEEEEAEVEEEEEAE; this is translated from the exons ATGGTGATCAAAGTATTTCTCGCCACCTCATCGGGATCCACTGCG ATCAAGAAGAAGCAGCAAGATGTGGTCGGCTTCCTGGAGGCTCTTAAAGTGGACTACACTCAGCTGGACATCGCCTGCAATGAGGAGAACCGCATGTGGATGAGGCAGAATGTCCCTGAGGAAAAGAAGCCCGCCAACGGCATCCCTCTGCCCCCTCAAATCTTCAATGAAGAAGGCTACTGTGGG GACTATGAAACGTTCTTCGATGCCAAGGAGGACAACTCGGTGTATGCCTTCCTGGGGCTGCCCCCTCCTCCTGGGTCAAag GAAGCAGAACAGGCCAACAAGGCGGACATAGTGGAGAACGGGACCCACGCTGAGGAAACTAATGCAGAGGGGAACCTCGATGACTCAATA GAGGTTCCAGTGGAGGAGCGCAATGGGGTTGcacatgaggaggaggaggaaggtgagggtggcgaggaggaggaggaggaggaggaggtagcaGAAGGAGATGATGAAGCCGTGGAAGGAGAAACAGCAGGAGACGAGGCCCCCGCAGAAGAGGCGGAGGAGGCGGAGGAAGAAACAGACGAG GCCCacgcagaggaggaagaagaacag GAGGAAGAGGATTTGCAGTCAGAG GAGGAAGAAGAGCTACGACAGCTTGAG gaagaagaagaggctgAAGTAGAAGAG
- the sh3bgr gene encoding SH3 domain-binding glutamic acid-rich protein isoform X29, whose translation MVIKVFLATSSGSTAIKKKQQDVVGFLEALKVDYTQLDIACNEENRMWMRQNVPEEKKPANGIPLPPQIFNEEGYCGDYETFFDAKEDNSVYAFLGLPPPPGSKQAHAEEEEEQEEEDLQSEEEEELRQLEEEEEAEVEEEEEAE comes from the exons ATGGTGATCAAAGTATTTCTCGCCACCTCATCGGGATCCACTGCG ATCAAGAAGAAGCAGCAAGATGTGGTCGGCTTCCTGGAGGCTCTTAAAGTGGACTACACTCAGCTGGACATCGCCTGCAATGAGGAGAACCGCATGTGGATGAGGCAGAATGTCCCTGAGGAAAAGAAGCCCGCCAACGGCATCCCTCTGCCCCCTCAAATCTTCAATGAAGAAGGCTACTGTGGG GACTATGAAACGTTCTTCGATGCCAAGGAGGACAACTCGGTGTATGCCTTCCTGGGGCTGCCCCCTCCTCCTGGGTCAAag CAGGCCCacgcagaggaggaagaagaacag GAGGAAGAGGATTTGCAGTCAGAG GAGGAAGAAGAGCTACGACAGCTTGAG gaagaagaagaggctgAAGTAGAAGAG
- the sh3bgr gene encoding SH3 domain-binding glutamic acid-rich protein isoform X22 — MVIKVFLATSSGSTAIKKKQQDVVGFLEALKVDYTQLDIACNEENRMWMRQNVPEEKKPANGIPLPPQIFNEEGYCGDYETFFDAKEDNSVYAFLGLPPPPGSKQAHAEEEEEQEEEELRQLEEEEEAEVEEEEEEEEEEEEEDVEETQEEEAE; from the exons ATGGTGATCAAAGTATTTCTCGCCACCTCATCGGGATCCACTGCG ATCAAGAAGAAGCAGCAAGATGTGGTCGGCTTCCTGGAGGCTCTTAAAGTGGACTACACTCAGCTGGACATCGCCTGCAATGAGGAGAACCGCATGTGGATGAGGCAGAATGTCCCTGAGGAAAAGAAGCCCGCCAACGGCATCCCTCTGCCCCCTCAAATCTTCAATGAAGAAGGCTACTGTGGG GACTATGAAACGTTCTTCGATGCCAAGGAGGACAACTCGGTGTATGCCTTCCTGGGGCTGCCCCCTCCTCCTGGGTCAAag CAGGCCCacgcagaggaggaagaagaacag GAGGAAGAAGAGCTACGACAGCTTGAG gaagaagaagaggctgAAGTAGAAGAG gaagaagaagaagaagaagaagaagaagaagaagacgtgGAAGAAACACAG
- the sh3bgr gene encoding SH3 domain-binding glutamic acid-rich protein isoform X37 has product MVIKVFLATSSGSTAIKKKQQDVVGFLEALKVDYTQLDIACNEENRMWMRQNVPEEKKPANGIPLPPQIFNEEGYCGDYETFFDAKEDNSVYAFLGLPPPPGSKAHAEEEEEQEEEEEEEEEEEDVEETQEEEAE; this is encoded by the exons ATGGTGATCAAAGTATTTCTCGCCACCTCATCGGGATCCACTGCG ATCAAGAAGAAGCAGCAAGATGTGGTCGGCTTCCTGGAGGCTCTTAAAGTGGACTACACTCAGCTGGACATCGCCTGCAATGAGGAGAACCGCATGTGGATGAGGCAGAATGTCCCTGAGGAAAAGAAGCCCGCCAACGGCATCCCTCTGCCCCCTCAAATCTTCAATGAAGAAGGCTACTGTGGG GACTATGAAACGTTCTTCGATGCCAAGGAGGACAACTCGGTGTATGCCTTCCTGGGGCTGCCCCCTCCTCCTGGGTCAAag GCCCacgcagaggaggaagaagaacag gaagaagaagaagaagaagaagaagaagaagaagacgtgGAAGAAACACAG
- the sh3bgr gene encoding SH3 domain-binding glutamic acid-rich protein isoform X9, protein MVIKVFLATSSGSTAIKKKQQDVVGFLEALKVDYTQLDIACNEENRMWMRQNVPEEKKPANGIPLPPQIFNEEGYCGDYETFFDAKEDNSVYAFLGLPPPPGSKEAEQANKADIVENGTHAEETNAEGNLDDSIEVPVEERNGVAHEEEEEGEGGEEEEEEEEVAEGDDEAVEGETAGDEAPAEEAEEAEEETDEAHAEEEEEQEEEEAEVEEEEEEEEEEEEDVEETQEEEAE, encoded by the exons ATGGTGATCAAAGTATTTCTCGCCACCTCATCGGGATCCACTGCG ATCAAGAAGAAGCAGCAAGATGTGGTCGGCTTCCTGGAGGCTCTTAAAGTGGACTACACTCAGCTGGACATCGCCTGCAATGAGGAGAACCGCATGTGGATGAGGCAGAATGTCCCTGAGGAAAAGAAGCCCGCCAACGGCATCCCTCTGCCCCCTCAAATCTTCAATGAAGAAGGCTACTGTGGG GACTATGAAACGTTCTTCGATGCCAAGGAGGACAACTCGGTGTATGCCTTCCTGGGGCTGCCCCCTCCTCCTGGGTCAAag GAAGCAGAACAGGCCAACAAGGCGGACATAGTGGAGAACGGGACCCACGCTGAGGAAACTAATGCAGAGGGGAACCTCGATGACTCAATA GAGGTTCCAGTGGAGGAGCGCAATGGGGTTGcacatgaggaggaggaggaaggtgagggtggcgaggaggaggaggaggaggaggaggtagcaGAAGGAGATGATGAAGCCGTGGAAGGAGAAACAGCAGGAGACGAGGCCCCCGCAGAAGAGGCGGAGGAGGCGGAGGAAGAAACAGACGAG GCCCacgcagaggaggaagaagaacag gaagaagaagaggctgAAGTAGAAGAG gaagaagaagaagaagaagaagaagaagaagacgtgGAAGAAACACAG
- the sh3bgr gene encoding SH3 domain-binding glutamic acid-rich protein isoform X4, whose product MVIKVFLATSSGSTAIKKKQQDVVGFLEALKVDYTQLDIACNEENRMWMRQNVPEEKKPANGIPLPPQIFNEEGYCGDYETFFDAKEDNSVYAFLGLPPPPGSKEAEQANKADIVENGTHAEETNAEGNLDDSIEVPVEERNGVAHEEEEEGEGGEEEEEEEEVAEGDDEAVEGETAGDEAPAEEAEEAEEETDEAHAEEEEEQEEEELRQLEEEEEAEVEEEEEEEEEEEEEDVEETQEEEAE is encoded by the exons ATGGTGATCAAAGTATTTCTCGCCACCTCATCGGGATCCACTGCG ATCAAGAAGAAGCAGCAAGATGTGGTCGGCTTCCTGGAGGCTCTTAAAGTGGACTACACTCAGCTGGACATCGCCTGCAATGAGGAGAACCGCATGTGGATGAGGCAGAATGTCCCTGAGGAAAAGAAGCCCGCCAACGGCATCCCTCTGCCCCCTCAAATCTTCAATGAAGAAGGCTACTGTGGG GACTATGAAACGTTCTTCGATGCCAAGGAGGACAACTCGGTGTATGCCTTCCTGGGGCTGCCCCCTCCTCCTGGGTCAAag GAAGCAGAACAGGCCAACAAGGCGGACATAGTGGAGAACGGGACCCACGCTGAGGAAACTAATGCAGAGGGGAACCTCGATGACTCAATA GAGGTTCCAGTGGAGGAGCGCAATGGGGTTGcacatgaggaggaggaggaaggtgagggtggcgaggaggaggaggaggaggaggaggtagcaGAAGGAGATGATGAAGCCGTGGAAGGAGAAACAGCAGGAGACGAGGCCCCCGCAGAAGAGGCGGAGGAGGCGGAGGAAGAAACAGACGAG GCCCacgcagaggaggaagaagaacag GAGGAAGAAGAGCTACGACAGCTTGAG gaagaagaagaggctgAAGTAGAAGAG gaagaagaagaagaagaagaagaagaagaagaagacgtgGAAGAAACACAG
- the sh3bgr gene encoding SH3 domain-binding glutamic acid-rich protein isoform X11, which yields MVIKVFLATSSGSTAIKKKQQDVVGFLEALKVDYTQLDIACNEENRMWMRQNVPEEKKPANGIPLPPQIFNEEGYCGDYETFFDAKEDNSVYAFLGLPPPPGSKEAEQANKADIVENGTHAEETNAEGNLDDSIEVPVEERNGVAHEEEEEGEGGEEEEEEEEVAEGDDEAVEGETAGDEAPAEEAEEAEEETDEAHAEEEEEQEEEELRQLEEEEEAEVEEEEEAE from the exons ATGGTGATCAAAGTATTTCTCGCCACCTCATCGGGATCCACTGCG ATCAAGAAGAAGCAGCAAGATGTGGTCGGCTTCCTGGAGGCTCTTAAAGTGGACTACACTCAGCTGGACATCGCCTGCAATGAGGAGAACCGCATGTGGATGAGGCAGAATGTCCCTGAGGAAAAGAAGCCCGCCAACGGCATCCCTCTGCCCCCTCAAATCTTCAATGAAGAAGGCTACTGTGGG GACTATGAAACGTTCTTCGATGCCAAGGAGGACAACTCGGTGTATGCCTTCCTGGGGCTGCCCCCTCCTCCTGGGTCAAag GAAGCAGAACAGGCCAACAAGGCGGACATAGTGGAGAACGGGACCCACGCTGAGGAAACTAATGCAGAGGGGAACCTCGATGACTCAATA GAGGTTCCAGTGGAGGAGCGCAATGGGGTTGcacatgaggaggaggaggaaggtgagggtggcgaggaggaggaggaggaggaggaggtagcaGAAGGAGATGATGAAGCCGTGGAAGGAGAAACAGCAGGAGACGAGGCCCCCGCAGAAGAGGCGGAGGAGGCGGAGGAAGAAACAGACGAG GCCCacgcagaggaggaagaagaacag GAGGAAGAAGAGCTACGACAGCTTGAG gaagaagaagaggctgAAGTAGAAGAG
- the sh3bgr gene encoding SH3 domain-binding glutamic acid-rich protein isoform X20: protein MVIKVFLATSSGSTAIKKKQQDVVGFLEALKVDYTQLDIACNEENRMWMRQNVPEEKKPANGIPLPPQIFNEEGYCGDYETFFDAKEDNSVYAFLGLPPPPGSKAHAEEEEEQEEEDLQSEEEEELRQLEEEEEAEVEEEEEEEEEEEEEDVEETQEEEAE, encoded by the exons ATGGTGATCAAAGTATTTCTCGCCACCTCATCGGGATCCACTGCG ATCAAGAAGAAGCAGCAAGATGTGGTCGGCTTCCTGGAGGCTCTTAAAGTGGACTACACTCAGCTGGACATCGCCTGCAATGAGGAGAACCGCATGTGGATGAGGCAGAATGTCCCTGAGGAAAAGAAGCCCGCCAACGGCATCCCTCTGCCCCCTCAAATCTTCAATGAAGAAGGCTACTGTGGG GACTATGAAACGTTCTTCGATGCCAAGGAGGACAACTCGGTGTATGCCTTCCTGGGGCTGCCCCCTCCTCCTGGGTCAAag GCCCacgcagaggaggaagaagaacag GAGGAAGAGGATTTGCAGTCAGAG GAGGAAGAAGAGCTACGACAGCTTGAG gaagaagaagaggctgAAGTAGAAGAG gaagaagaagaagaagaagaagaagaagaagaagacgtgGAAGAAACACAG
- the sh3bgr gene encoding SH3 domain-binding glutamic acid-rich protein isoform X41 codes for MVIKVFLATSSGSTAIKKKQQDVVGFLEALKVDYTQLDIACNEENRMWMRQNVPEEKKPANGIPLPPQIFNEEGYCGDYETFFDAKEDNSVYAFLGLPPPPGSKAHAEEEEEQEEEAE; via the exons ATGGTGATCAAAGTATTTCTCGCCACCTCATCGGGATCCACTGCG ATCAAGAAGAAGCAGCAAGATGTGGTCGGCTTCCTGGAGGCTCTTAAAGTGGACTACACTCAGCTGGACATCGCCTGCAATGAGGAGAACCGCATGTGGATGAGGCAGAATGTCCCTGAGGAAAAGAAGCCCGCCAACGGCATCCCTCTGCCCCCTCAAATCTTCAATGAAGAAGGCTACTGTGGG GACTATGAAACGTTCTTCGATGCCAAGGAGGACAACTCGGTGTATGCCTTCCTGGGGCTGCCCCCTCCTCCTGGGTCAAag GCCCacgcagaggaggaagaagaacag